One Phocoena phocoena chromosome 5, mPhoPho1.1, whole genome shotgun sequence genomic region harbors:
- the PLK4 gene encoding serine/threonine-protein kinase PLK4 isoform X2, which translates to MATCIGEKIEDFKVGNLLGKGSFAGVYRAESIHTGLEVAIKMLYNYFEDNNYVYLVLEMCHNGEMNRYLKNRRKPFSENEARHFMHQIITGMLYLHSHGILHRDLTLSNLLLTHNMNIKIADFGLATQLKMPHEKHYTLCGTPNYISPEIATRSAHGLESDIWSLGCMFYTLLIGRPPFDTDTIKNTLNKVVLADYEMPTFLSREAKDLIHQLLRRNPADRLSLSSVLDHPFMSRNSSTKSKDLGTVEDSIDSGHATISTAITASSSTSMSGSLFDRRRLLIDQPLPNKMTIFPKNKNSSDFSSGDGSSLYTQWGNQEQETSNSGRGRAIQEAEERPHSRYLRRAHSSDRSGISISQSRVKTYTMERCYSAEMLSKSKRSGVDENEERYSPTNSNANILHFFKEKTSNGSGSFERPDNNQALSNHLCPKNGKTPFPFPDQTAQTEMMQQWFGNLQINAHLRETTECNSISPNRDFQGHPDLQDTSGNAWTDIRAKKSPDASDNAHSAKQLNTMKYMTAFHSKPEIIQQESIFGLDPSSEQSKTRGVEPPLGYQKHTLRSITSPLTAYRLKPIRQKTKKAVVSILDSEEVCVELLKEYASQEYVKEVLHISSDGNMITIYYPNDGRGFPLADRPPSPTDNISRYSFDNLPEKYWRKYQYASRFVQLVRSKSPKITYFTRYAKCVLMENSPGADFEVWFYDGAKIHKTEDLIQVIEKTGKSYTLKGESEVNSLKEEIKIYMNHANEGHRICLALESIISEEEKKSGSAPFFPIIVGRKPSSTSSPKALTPPPSVDPNYPMRETPSLNRMIINSATSPKQAPILNPSMVTNEGLGLAGAASGTNSSPSSLKDCLPKSAQLFKSVFVKNVGWATQLTSGAVWVQFNDGSQLVVQAGVSSISYTSPDGQATRYGENEKLPEYIRQKLQCLSSILLMFSNPTPSLH; encoded by the exons CTGTATAACTATTTTGAAGATAACAATTATGTGTACCTAGTATTAGAAATGTGCCATAATGGAGAAATGAACAGGTatctaaaaaacagaagaaaaccatTCTCAGAAAATGAAG CTCGACACTTCATGCACCAGATCATCACAGGAATGCTGTATCTCCATTCTCATGGTATATTACACCGGGACCTCACACTTTCTAACCTCTTACTTACGCATAATATGAACATCAAGATCGCTGATTTTGGGCTGGCCACTCAATTGAAAATGCCACACGAAAAGCACTATACTTTATGTGGAACTCCTAATTACATTTCCCCAGAAATTGCAACTCGAAGTGCACATGGACTTGAATCTGATATTTGGTCCTTGGGCTGTATGTTTTATACGTTACTTATTGGAAGACCACCTTTTGACACTGACACCATCAAGAACACgttaaataaagttgtattggcAGATTATGAAATGCCAACTTTTTTGTCAAGAGAAGCCAAGGACCTTATTCACCAGTTACTTCGTAGAAATCCAGCAGATCGTTTAAGTCTGTCTTCAGTATTAGACCATCCTTTTATGTCCCGAAATTCTTCAACAAAAAGTAAAGATTTAGGAACTGTAGAAGACTCGATTGATAGTGGACATGCCACAATTTCTACTGCAATTACGGCTTCTTCCAGTACCAGTATGAGTGGTAGTTTATTTGACAGAAGAAGACTTTTGATTGACCAGCCACTCCCAAATAAAATGACTATatttccaaagaataaaaattcaagtGATTTTTCTTCAGGAGATGGAAGCAGCCTTTATACTCAGTGGGGAAATCAAGAACAAGAAACCAGTAATAGTGGAAGGGGAAGAGCAATccaagaggcagaagaaaggCCACATTCTCGATACCTTCGTAGAGCCCATTCCTCTGATAGATCTGGCATCTCTATTAGTCAGTCACGAGTGAAAACGTATACAATGGAACGATGTTACTCAGCAGAAATGCTTTCAAAATCCAAAAGATCAGGAGtagatgaaaatgaagaaagatacTCACCCACAAACAGCAATGCTAATATTCTTcacttctttaaagaaaagacaTCCAATGGTTCTGGATCTTTTGAAAGACCTGATAACAATCAAGCACT ctCCAATCATCTTTgtccaaaaaatggaaaaactccttttccatttccagaCCAGACAGCTCAGACTGAAATGATGCAACAGTGGTTTGGGAATCTGCAAATAAATG CTCATTTAAGAGAAACTACTGAGTGCAACAGCATTAGCCCAAACAGAGATTTCCAGGGCCATCCAGATTTGCAGGACACATCAGGAAATGCCTGGACTGATATAAGAGCCAAAAAGAGCCCTGATGCTTCTGATAATGCGCATTCTGCAAAACAGTTGAATACCATGAAATATATGACTGCATTTCACAGTAAACCTGAGATAATTCAACAAGAATCTATTTTTGGCTTAGATCCTTCTTCTGAACAAAGCAAGACGAGGGGTGTGGAGCCACCATTGGGTTATCAGAAACATACATTACGAAGCATTACATCTCCTTTGACTGCTTACAGGTTAAAACCAATCAGACAGAAAACGAAGAAGGCTGTG gtgagCATACTTGATTCAGAGGAGGTATGTGTGGAGCTTCTAAAGGAGTATGCATCTCAAGAATATGTGAAAGAAGTTCTTCATATATCTAGTGATGGAAATATG ATCACTATTTATTATCCAAATGACGGAAGAGGTTTTCCTCTTGCAGATAGACCGCCCTCACCTACTGACAACATCAGTAGGTACAGTTTTGACAATTTACCAG aAAAGTACTGGCGAAAATATCAATATGCTTCCAGATTTGTGCAGCTTGTAAGATCTAAATCTCCCAAAATCACTTATTTTACAAGATATGCTAAATGTGTTTTGATGGAGAATTCCCCTGGTGCTGATTTTGAGGTTTGGTTTTATGATG GAGCAAAGATACACAAAACAGAAGATTTAATTCAGGTGATCGAAAAGACTGGCAAATCTTACACCTTAAAAGGTGAAAGTGAAGTTAATAgcttgaaagaggaaataaaaatatatatgaaccatGCTAATGAG GGCCACCGTATTTGTTTAGCACTGGAATCCATAatttcagaagaggaaaagaaaagtggaAGTGCTCCCTTTTTCCCAATAATTGTAGGAAg AAAACCTAGTAGTACTAGTTCACCTAAGGCCTTAACACCTCCTCCTTCTGTGGATCCAAACTACCCAATGAGAGAGACACCATCTCTGAATAGAATGATCATAAATAGTGCAACTTCTCCAAAACAGGCACCAATACTTAATCCTTCT atggtTACAAATGAAGGACTTGGCCTTGCAGGTGCAGCTTCTGGAACTAACAGCTCTCCTAGTAGTCTAAAAGATTGTCTCCCTAAATCAGCACAACTTTTCAAGTctgtttttgtgaaaaatgtcggTTGGGCTACACAG TTAACTAGTGGAGCTGTGTGGGTTCAGTTTAATGATGGGTCCCAGTTGGTCGTGCAAGCAGGAGTATCTTCTATTAGTTATACATCTCCAGATGGTCAAGCAACTAG gtatggagaaaatgaaaaattaccagAATACATCAGACAGAAATTACAGTGTCTTTCTTCCATCCTTTTGATGTTTTCTAATCCAACTCCTAGTCTTCATTGA
- the PLK4 gene encoding serine/threonine-protein kinase PLK4 isoform X1, giving the protein MATCIGEKIEDFKVGNLLGKGSFAGVYRAESIHTGLEVAIKMIDKKAMYKAGMVQRVQNEVKIHCQLKHPSILELYNYFEDNNYVYLVLEMCHNGEMNRYLKNRRKPFSENEARHFMHQIITGMLYLHSHGILHRDLTLSNLLLTHNMNIKIADFGLATQLKMPHEKHYTLCGTPNYISPEIATRSAHGLESDIWSLGCMFYTLLIGRPPFDTDTIKNTLNKVVLADYEMPTFLSREAKDLIHQLLRRNPADRLSLSSVLDHPFMSRNSSTKSKDLGTVEDSIDSGHATISTAITASSSTSMSGSLFDRRRLLIDQPLPNKMTIFPKNKNSSDFSSGDGSSLYTQWGNQEQETSNSGRGRAIQEAEERPHSRYLRRAHSSDRSGISISQSRVKTYTMERCYSAEMLSKSKRSGVDENEERYSPTNSNANILHFFKEKTSNGSGSFERPDNNQALSNHLCPKNGKTPFPFPDQTAQTEMMQQWFGNLQINAHLRETTECNSISPNRDFQGHPDLQDTSGNAWTDIRAKKSPDASDNAHSAKQLNTMKYMTAFHSKPEIIQQESIFGLDPSSEQSKTRGVEPPLGYQKHTLRSITSPLTAYRLKPIRQKTKKAVVSILDSEEVCVELLKEYASQEYVKEVLHISSDGNMITIYYPNDGRGFPLADRPPSPTDNISRYSFDNLPEKYWRKYQYASRFVQLVRSKSPKITYFTRYAKCVLMENSPGADFEVWFYDGAKIHKTEDLIQVIEKTGKSYTLKGESEVNSLKEEIKIYMNHANEGHRICLALESIISEEEKKSGSAPFFPIIVGRKPSSTSSPKALTPPPSVDPNYPMRETPSLNRMIINSATSPKQAPILNPSMVTNEGLGLAGAASGTNSSPSSLKDCLPKSAQLFKSVFVKNVGWATQLTSGAVWVQFNDGSQLVVQAGVSSISYTSPDGQATRYGENEKLPEYIRQKLQCLSSILLMFSNPTPSLH; this is encoded by the exons ATAGATAAGAAAGCCATGTACAAAGCTGGAATGGTACAGAGAGTCCAAAATGAGGTGAAAATACATTGCCAATTGAAACATCCTTCTATCTTGGAG CTGTATAACTATTTTGAAGATAACAATTATGTGTACCTAGTATTAGAAATGTGCCATAATGGAGAAATGAACAGGTatctaaaaaacagaagaaaaccatTCTCAGAAAATGAAG CTCGACACTTCATGCACCAGATCATCACAGGAATGCTGTATCTCCATTCTCATGGTATATTACACCGGGACCTCACACTTTCTAACCTCTTACTTACGCATAATATGAACATCAAGATCGCTGATTTTGGGCTGGCCACTCAATTGAAAATGCCACACGAAAAGCACTATACTTTATGTGGAACTCCTAATTACATTTCCCCAGAAATTGCAACTCGAAGTGCACATGGACTTGAATCTGATATTTGGTCCTTGGGCTGTATGTTTTATACGTTACTTATTGGAAGACCACCTTTTGACACTGACACCATCAAGAACACgttaaataaagttgtattggcAGATTATGAAATGCCAACTTTTTTGTCAAGAGAAGCCAAGGACCTTATTCACCAGTTACTTCGTAGAAATCCAGCAGATCGTTTAAGTCTGTCTTCAGTATTAGACCATCCTTTTATGTCCCGAAATTCTTCAACAAAAAGTAAAGATTTAGGAACTGTAGAAGACTCGATTGATAGTGGACATGCCACAATTTCTACTGCAATTACGGCTTCTTCCAGTACCAGTATGAGTGGTAGTTTATTTGACAGAAGAAGACTTTTGATTGACCAGCCACTCCCAAATAAAATGACTATatttccaaagaataaaaattcaagtGATTTTTCTTCAGGAGATGGAAGCAGCCTTTATACTCAGTGGGGAAATCAAGAACAAGAAACCAGTAATAGTGGAAGGGGAAGAGCAATccaagaggcagaagaaaggCCACATTCTCGATACCTTCGTAGAGCCCATTCCTCTGATAGATCTGGCATCTCTATTAGTCAGTCACGAGTGAAAACGTATACAATGGAACGATGTTACTCAGCAGAAATGCTTTCAAAATCCAAAAGATCAGGAGtagatgaaaatgaagaaagatacTCACCCACAAACAGCAATGCTAATATTCTTcacttctttaaagaaaagacaTCCAATGGTTCTGGATCTTTTGAAAGACCTGATAACAATCAAGCACT ctCCAATCATCTTTgtccaaaaaatggaaaaactccttttccatttccagaCCAGACAGCTCAGACTGAAATGATGCAACAGTGGTTTGGGAATCTGCAAATAAATG CTCATTTAAGAGAAACTACTGAGTGCAACAGCATTAGCCCAAACAGAGATTTCCAGGGCCATCCAGATTTGCAGGACACATCAGGAAATGCCTGGACTGATATAAGAGCCAAAAAGAGCCCTGATGCTTCTGATAATGCGCATTCTGCAAAACAGTTGAATACCATGAAATATATGACTGCATTTCACAGTAAACCTGAGATAATTCAACAAGAATCTATTTTTGGCTTAGATCCTTCTTCTGAACAAAGCAAGACGAGGGGTGTGGAGCCACCATTGGGTTATCAGAAACATACATTACGAAGCATTACATCTCCTTTGACTGCTTACAGGTTAAAACCAATCAGACAGAAAACGAAGAAGGCTGTG gtgagCATACTTGATTCAGAGGAGGTATGTGTGGAGCTTCTAAAGGAGTATGCATCTCAAGAATATGTGAAAGAAGTTCTTCATATATCTAGTGATGGAAATATG ATCACTATTTATTATCCAAATGACGGAAGAGGTTTTCCTCTTGCAGATAGACCGCCCTCACCTACTGACAACATCAGTAGGTACAGTTTTGACAATTTACCAG aAAAGTACTGGCGAAAATATCAATATGCTTCCAGATTTGTGCAGCTTGTAAGATCTAAATCTCCCAAAATCACTTATTTTACAAGATATGCTAAATGTGTTTTGATGGAGAATTCCCCTGGTGCTGATTTTGAGGTTTGGTTTTATGATG GAGCAAAGATACACAAAACAGAAGATTTAATTCAGGTGATCGAAAAGACTGGCAAATCTTACACCTTAAAAGGTGAAAGTGAAGTTAATAgcttgaaagaggaaataaaaatatatatgaaccatGCTAATGAG GGCCACCGTATTTGTTTAGCACTGGAATCCATAatttcagaagaggaaaagaaaagtggaAGTGCTCCCTTTTTCCCAATAATTGTAGGAAg AAAACCTAGTAGTACTAGTTCACCTAAGGCCTTAACACCTCCTCCTTCTGTGGATCCAAACTACCCAATGAGAGAGACACCATCTCTGAATAGAATGATCATAAATAGTGCAACTTCTCCAAAACAGGCACCAATACTTAATCCTTCT atggtTACAAATGAAGGACTTGGCCTTGCAGGTGCAGCTTCTGGAACTAACAGCTCTCCTAGTAGTCTAAAAGATTGTCTCCCTAAATCAGCACAACTTTTCAAGTctgtttttgtgaaaaatgtcggTTGGGCTACACAG TTAACTAGTGGAGCTGTGTGGGTTCAGTTTAATGATGGGTCCCAGTTGGTCGTGCAAGCAGGAGTATCTTCTATTAGTTATACATCTCCAGATGGTCAAGCAACTAG gtatggagaaaatgaaaaattaccagAATACATCAGACAGAAATTACAGTGTCTTTCTTCCATCCTTTTGATGTTTTCTAATCCAACTCCTAGTCTTCATTGA
- the PLK4 gene encoding serine/threonine-protein kinase PLK4 isoform X3 has protein sequence MATCIGEKIEDFKVGNLLGKGSFAGVYRAESIHTGLEVAIKMIDKKAMYKAGMVQRVQNEVKIHCQLKHPSILELYNYFEDNNYVYLVLEMCHNGEMNRYLKNRRKPFSENEARHFMHQIITGMLYLHSHGILHRDLTLSNLLLTHNMNIKIADFGLATQLKMPHEKHYTLCGTPNYISPEIATRSAHGLESDIWSLGCMFYTLLIGRPPFDTDTIKNTLNKVVLADYEMPTFLSREAKDLIHQLLRRNPADRLSLSSVLDHPFMSRNSSTKSKDLGTVEDSIDSGHATISTAITASSSTSMSGSLFDRRRLLIDQPLPNKMTIFPKNKNSSDFSSGDGSSLYTQWGNQEQETSNSGRGRAIQEAEERPHSRYLRRAHSSDRSGISISQSRVKTYTMERCYSAEMLSKSKRSGVDENEERYSPTNSNANILHFFKEKTSNGSGSFERPDNNQALSNHLCPKNGKTPFPFPDQTAQTEMMQQWFGNLQINDPSSEQSKTRGVEPPLGYQKHTLRSITSPLTAYRLKPIRQKTKKAVVSILDSEEVCVELLKEYASQEYVKEVLHISSDGNMITIYYPNDGRGFPLADRPPSPTDNISRYSFDNLPEKYWRKYQYASRFVQLVRSKSPKITYFTRYAKCVLMENSPGADFEVWFYDGAKIHKTEDLIQVIEKTGKSYTLKGESEVNSLKEEIKIYMNHANEGHRICLALESIISEEEKKSGSAPFFPIIVGRKPSSTSSPKALTPPPSVDPNYPMRETPSLNRMIINSATSPKQAPILNPSMVTNEGLGLAGAASGTNSSPSSLKDCLPKSAQLFKSVFVKNVGWATQLTSGAVWVQFNDGSQLVVQAGVSSISYTSPDGQATRYGENEKLPEYIRQKLQCLSSILLMFSNPTPSLH, from the exons ATAGATAAGAAAGCCATGTACAAAGCTGGAATGGTACAGAGAGTCCAAAATGAGGTGAAAATACATTGCCAATTGAAACATCCTTCTATCTTGGAG CTGTATAACTATTTTGAAGATAACAATTATGTGTACCTAGTATTAGAAATGTGCCATAATGGAGAAATGAACAGGTatctaaaaaacagaagaaaaccatTCTCAGAAAATGAAG CTCGACACTTCATGCACCAGATCATCACAGGAATGCTGTATCTCCATTCTCATGGTATATTACACCGGGACCTCACACTTTCTAACCTCTTACTTACGCATAATATGAACATCAAGATCGCTGATTTTGGGCTGGCCACTCAATTGAAAATGCCACACGAAAAGCACTATACTTTATGTGGAACTCCTAATTACATTTCCCCAGAAATTGCAACTCGAAGTGCACATGGACTTGAATCTGATATTTGGTCCTTGGGCTGTATGTTTTATACGTTACTTATTGGAAGACCACCTTTTGACACTGACACCATCAAGAACACgttaaataaagttgtattggcAGATTATGAAATGCCAACTTTTTTGTCAAGAGAAGCCAAGGACCTTATTCACCAGTTACTTCGTAGAAATCCAGCAGATCGTTTAAGTCTGTCTTCAGTATTAGACCATCCTTTTATGTCCCGAAATTCTTCAACAAAAAGTAAAGATTTAGGAACTGTAGAAGACTCGATTGATAGTGGACATGCCACAATTTCTACTGCAATTACGGCTTCTTCCAGTACCAGTATGAGTGGTAGTTTATTTGACAGAAGAAGACTTTTGATTGACCAGCCACTCCCAAATAAAATGACTATatttccaaagaataaaaattcaagtGATTTTTCTTCAGGAGATGGAAGCAGCCTTTATACTCAGTGGGGAAATCAAGAACAAGAAACCAGTAATAGTGGAAGGGGAAGAGCAATccaagaggcagaagaaaggCCACATTCTCGATACCTTCGTAGAGCCCATTCCTCTGATAGATCTGGCATCTCTATTAGTCAGTCACGAGTGAAAACGTATACAATGGAACGATGTTACTCAGCAGAAATGCTTTCAAAATCCAAAAGATCAGGAGtagatgaaaatgaagaaagatacTCACCCACAAACAGCAATGCTAATATTCTTcacttctttaaagaaaagacaTCCAATGGTTCTGGATCTTTTGAAAGACCTGATAACAATCAAGCACT ctCCAATCATCTTTgtccaaaaaatggaaaaactccttttccatttccagaCCAGACAGCTCAGACTGAAATGATGCAACAGTGGTTTGGGAATCTGCAAATAAATG ATCCTTCTTCTGAACAAAGCAAGACGAGGGGTGTGGAGCCACCATTGGGTTATCAGAAACATACATTACGAAGCATTACATCTCCTTTGACTGCTTACAGGTTAAAACCAATCAGACAGAAAACGAAGAAGGCTGTG gtgagCATACTTGATTCAGAGGAGGTATGTGTGGAGCTTCTAAAGGAGTATGCATCTCAAGAATATGTGAAAGAAGTTCTTCATATATCTAGTGATGGAAATATG ATCACTATTTATTATCCAAATGACGGAAGAGGTTTTCCTCTTGCAGATAGACCGCCCTCACCTACTGACAACATCAGTAGGTACAGTTTTGACAATTTACCAG aAAAGTACTGGCGAAAATATCAATATGCTTCCAGATTTGTGCAGCTTGTAAGATCTAAATCTCCCAAAATCACTTATTTTACAAGATATGCTAAATGTGTTTTGATGGAGAATTCCCCTGGTGCTGATTTTGAGGTTTGGTTTTATGATG GAGCAAAGATACACAAAACAGAAGATTTAATTCAGGTGATCGAAAAGACTGGCAAATCTTACACCTTAAAAGGTGAAAGTGAAGTTAATAgcttgaaagaggaaataaaaatatatatgaaccatGCTAATGAG GGCCACCGTATTTGTTTAGCACTGGAATCCATAatttcagaagaggaaaagaaaagtggaAGTGCTCCCTTTTTCCCAATAATTGTAGGAAg AAAACCTAGTAGTACTAGTTCACCTAAGGCCTTAACACCTCCTCCTTCTGTGGATCCAAACTACCCAATGAGAGAGACACCATCTCTGAATAGAATGATCATAAATAGTGCAACTTCTCCAAAACAGGCACCAATACTTAATCCTTCT atggtTACAAATGAAGGACTTGGCCTTGCAGGTGCAGCTTCTGGAACTAACAGCTCTCCTAGTAGTCTAAAAGATTGTCTCCCTAAATCAGCACAACTTTTCAAGTctgtttttgtgaaaaatgtcggTTGGGCTACACAG TTAACTAGTGGAGCTGTGTGGGTTCAGTTTAATGATGGGTCCCAGTTGGTCGTGCAAGCAGGAGTATCTTCTATTAGTTATACATCTCCAGATGGTCAAGCAACTAG gtatggagaaaatgaaaaattaccagAATACATCAGACAGAAATTACAGTGTCTTTCTTCCATCCTTTTGATGTTTTCTAATCCAACTCCTAGTCTTCATTGA